Proteins encoded within one genomic window of Papio anubis isolate 15944 chromosome X, Panubis1.0, whole genome shotgun sequence:
- the LOC101011794 gene encoding LOW QUALITY PROTEIN: heat shock transcription factor, X-linked-like (The sequence of the model RefSeq protein was modified relative to this genomic sequence to represent the inferred CDS: inserted 1 base in 1 codon), which translates to MEDKPSLSVALCEERNSRGQGHGLDRVPFPPQLHSETYLHPADPSPAWDDPVSTGSPNFRLLTEEIAFQALAEEASFRRPRPDGDIPPQGEDNLLSLPFPQKLWRLVSSNQFSSIWWDEGGASIVINQKLFEKEILERDVAHKVFATDSIKSFFRQLNLYGFRKRRQCSFRTLTHVFPAQRPVSILNKLEFYCHPYFQRDSPHLLVRMKRRVGVKSAPGHQEGDKPEAAGSCLAPADTEQQDHTSPNENDQVTPQHQEAVGPNTQIRSVSALPASPVMVPDPAMASDNTPVTQPAGEWSEGSQAHVTPVAAVPGPAAQPFLSVPGSPTQMNSYRPVVALPTASPSTLAMETTGLPAPGMLPFCHLWVPVTLVAAGAAQPVVSMAMFPHPLALHHHCPHSHRTSQYMPASDGPXAYPDYADQRT; encoded by the exons ATGGAGGACAAGCCATCACTGAGTGTGGCTCTCTGTGAAGAAAGAAATTCGAGAGGACAGGGTCATGGCTTGGACAGGGTGCCTTTTCCTCCCCAGTTGCACTCAGAGACCTACCTTCACCCAGCAGATCCTTCCCCTGCCTGGGATGACCCAGTGTCCACTGGGAGCCCTAACTTCAGGCTGCTGACAGAAGAAATCGCTTTCCAAGCTCTGGCCGAGGAGGCTTCGTTCAGAAGGCCGCGCCCTGATGGTGACATCCCGCCCCAGGGAGAAGACaatctcctctccctcccttttccgCAGAAACTGTGGAGACTGGTCAGCAGCAATCAGTTTTCATCCATCTGGTGGGATGAAGGAGGGGCTTCTATAGTGATCAATCAAAAACTCTTTGAAAAGGAGATTCTCGAAAGGGATGTCGCACACAAAGTGTTTGCCACGGATTCAATAAAGAGCTTCTTCCGCCAGCTAAACTTGTATGGCTTCCGAAAACGGCGTCAATGCTCTTTCAGGACCCTCACCCACGTTTTCCCCGCACAAAGGCCGGTCTCCATCTTGAATAAG TTAGAGTTCTACTGCCATCCCTACTTTCAAAGAGACTCCCCTCACCTCCTCGTGAGGATGAAGAGAAGAGTGGGCGTCAAGTCTGCACCAGGACATCAGGAGGGGGACAAGCCAGAAGCTGCTGGATCCTGTCTGGCACCAGCAGACACTGAGCAACAAGATCACACATCTCCGAATGAGAATGATCAGGTCACACCGCAACACCAGGAAGCGGTGGGTCCCAACACCCAAATCAGAAGTGTCTCTGCTCTACCAGCAAGTCCTGTGATGGTGCCCGATCCCGCCATGGCAAGTGACAACACTCCAGTGACCCAGCCGGCCGGCGAGTGGTCAGAGGGCAGCCAGGCTCACGTCACTCCGGTGGCCGCTGTCCCTGGGCCTGCAGCGCAGCCCTTCCTCTCTGTCCCCGGATCTCCCACCCAGATGAATTCTTACAGGCCTGTGGTGGCCCTTCCCACAGCGTCCCCCAGTACCCTTGCCATGGAGACCACAGGACTTCCTGCGCCTGGCATGCTGCCCTTTTGCCATCTCTGGGTGCCGGTGACCCTAGTGGCTGCTGGAGCTGCACAGCCTGTTGTCTCCATGGCCATGTTCCCCCATCCCCTAGCTCTGCACCACCATTGCCCCCACAGCCACCGCACATCACAGTACATGCCAGCTAGCGATGGCC AGGCATACCCAGACTACGCAGACCAGCGCACATAG